From Ignavibacteria bacterium, one genomic window encodes:
- the thpR gene encoding RNA 2',3'-cyclic phosphodiesterase: MNRLFIALKLPEDAINEIVSMRDRVNPDPAWMHKWEDRGKLHLTLKFLGDTEEEKAEKVIKSLSKITSKYTKIMLGFDRFGFFMPRIFWFGLRAENALFELVKDINNDLELLGFEKENRNFKPHITLLRIKGNLSEEFVSAFRNFRVPEMKFYASEIALMRSKLLPGGSVYSEIERFNLT, from the coding sequence ATGAATAGGCTATTTATAGCATTAAAACTTCCGGAAGACGCAATAAATGAGATCGTCTCCATGAGGGACAGGGTTAATCCCGACCCCGCGTGGATGCACAAATGGGAGGATCGTGGGAAGCTTCATCTGACGCTAAAATTTCTGGGTGACACGGAGGAAGAAAAGGCCGAAAAAGTGATAAAAAGTCTCTCAAAAATCACCTCAAAATATACCAAAATTATGCTCGGGTTCGACCGTTTCGGCTTTTTCATGCCGAGGATCTTTTGGTTTGGATTACGCGCTGAAAACGCACTTTTTGAGCTCGTCAAGGATATAAATAATGACCTGGAATTACTCGGCTTTGAGAAGGAAAACCGGAACTTTAAACCCCATATAACGCTTTTACGTATAAAAGGAAATCTCAGCGAAGAATTTGTCTCGGCATTCAGGAATTTCAGGGTTCCGGAGATGAAATTTTATGCATCTGAAATAGCCCTGATGAGAAGCAAGCTTCTCCCGGGTGGTTCTGTTTATTCGGAAATAGAAAGGTTTAATTTAACATAA
- a CDS encoding T9SS type A sorting domain-containing protein gives MRKYLITLIFLFGITSKYTFAQGSIEISSGCSLEVQNKIDIEVSGNWINKGTFIPGRSTVTLSGTAPQTISDPSDAQFHNLEINNKAELITLKGDLLLTGNLSLNSSRINTGFYTLALAPNSKLLRSNGYVIGTLKKGFSNSASKTFELGTEAGGYAPVTIKAQEGSGSITVKEFQGTHPNAIGKMNLKRYWTIDSDGISKVDLTFQYQPHDVVGDEEEYNLGVFTGKWNFPESKIDLKKHSISIAGVTNFSADWSAGKVPPLPVDLSGFTFAATSSHVTLLWETQTEINSKSFDIERSALFSESSRSFNWQKVGEVDAFGYCNSQQEYSFIDNGLNPGFYAYRLKMIGTDGTLKYSDPLTVEIKRPVLGDLGQNYPNPFNSMTAINYTIPEDAQVTLSIFNIQGQLISQPVNEFKSAGHYTFNFDASNLASGTYIYKLSAGNFTQIKKMLLLK, from the coding sequence ATGAGAAAATATTTAATTACTCTGATTTTTCTATTTGGTATCACTTCAAAGTATACTTTTGCCCAGGGCAGTATTGAAATCTCCTCCGGCTGTTCGCTGGAAGTCCAGAATAAAATCGACATTGAAGTAAGCGGAAACTGGATCAATAAGGGCACTTTTATCCCCGGCCGCAGCACGGTAACGCTTTCAGGCACTGCCCCGCAGACAATCTCAGACCCCTCGGATGCGCAGTTCCATAACCTGGAAATTAACAACAAGGCGGAACTCATCACACTAAAGGGGGACCTCTTACTTACGGGAAATCTTTCCTTAAACTCTTCCAGGATCAACACGGGCTTTTACACGCTTGCTCTTGCGCCGAATTCAAAACTTTTGCGCTCAAACGGCTATGTGATCGGAACGCTTAAAAAGGGGTTCTCAAATTCCGCCTCTAAAACTTTTGAACTTGGAACTGAGGCTGGAGGCTATGCCCCTGTAACTATAAAGGCACAGGAAGGTTCAGGCAGCATTACAGTCAAGGAATTCCAGGGCACACACCCTAATGCAATCGGGAAGATGAACCTTAAAAGGTACTGGACAATTGATTCAGATGGGATCTCAAAGGTGGATTTGACCTTCCAGTACCAGCCTCACGACGTCGTAGGAGATGAGGAAGAATATAATCTCGGCGTGTTTACGGGAAAATGGAATTTCCCCGAAAGCAAGATTGACCTGAAGAAACATTCAATCAGCATTGCAGGCGTTACAAATTTTTCAGCCGACTGGTCCGCTGGCAAAGTGCCCCCGCTTCCGGTTGACCTCTCAGGCTTTACGTTTGCCGCAACAAGCAGCCACGTTACGCTCCTTTGGGAAACGCAAACGGAAATCAACAGCAAATCTTTCGACATTGAACGCTCGGCGCTTTTTAGCGAGTCTTCCCGCAGCTTCAATTGGCAGAAAGTCGGCGAGGTTGACGCCTTCGGATACTGCAATTCACAGCAGGAATATTCCTTTATCGATAACGGATTAAATCCCGGCTTTTATGCCTACAGGCTTAAGATGATCGGAACAGACGGCACGCTGAAGTACAGCGATCCTTTAACCGTTGAAATCAAACGCCCGGTCCTGGGGGACCTGGGGCAGAATTATCCCAACCCTTTTAACAGCATGACGGCAATTAATTACACAATTCCTGAAGACGCACAGGTTACGCTCTCAATTTTTAACATTCAGGGACAGTTAATTTCGCAGCCTGTAAATGAATTCAAGTCAGCCGGGCACTACACATTTAACTTTGACGCCTCGAACCTGGCCAGCGGGACCTACATCTACAAGCTTTCGGCAGGAAACTTCACACAGATAAAAAAGATGCTCTTGCTGAAGTAG
- a CDS encoding histidine triad nucleotide-binding protein yields MAETIFSKIIRKEIPAKIVYENDDVLAFRDINPQAPVHILVIPKTGVIENTTQIKGSEHAELLGKLFDAVNEIARAEGISENGFRVVINSGPDSGQDVHHLHLHLLGGRKMHWPPG; encoded by the coding sequence ATGGCCGAGACTATTTTTTCGAAAATAATCCGTAAGGAAATCCCCGCAAAAATCGTCTATGAAAACGATGATGTACTTGCATTCAGGGATATTAATCCTCAGGCTCCCGTTCACATTCTGGTCATTCCCAAAACAGGGGTAATTGAAAATACCACGCAGATCAAAGGTAGTGAGCACGCAGAACTCTTAGGCAAACTCTTTGACGCCGTAAATGAAATTGCAAGAGCCGAAGGCATCTCTGAAAACGGCTTTCGCGTGGTTATTAACTCCGGACCAGACAGCGGACAGGATGTCCACCACCTGCACCTGCACCTCTTGGGCGGCCGCAAAATGCACTGGCCTCCGGGCTGA
- a CDS encoding acyl-CoA dehydrogenase gives MEKFTGVDYLNIDSLYSEDELLVRDTVREFVSGEIIPVIEEYNRKGEFPRHLIPKMAELGLFGSTLPQSYGCAEMNNVAYGLVMQELERGDSGIRSFASVQSALVMYPIFTFGSEEQKSHWLPRLASAEKIGCFGLTEPDFGSNPGGMVTKAEKADGGYILNGAKMWITNGTIADVAVVWAKLDGAVHGFLVEKGSKGFSAPEMKGKHSLRASVTSELIFQDVFVPEEMKLPDTKGLKSALMCLNQARYGIAWGVVGAMMACYTAALDYAKSRVQFSKPIAAYQMTQEKLVYMLSEITKAQLLNYRLGRMKDEGTLKHTHVSLAKRNNCEKALEIARISREILGANGILDEYPVMRHSANLESVKTYEGTHEMHTLIVGEDITGLPAFE, from the coding sequence ATGGAAAAATTTACCGGCGTTGACTATTTAAATATTGACAGTCTTTATAGTGAAGATGAACTGCTGGTCAGGGACACTGTACGGGAGTTCGTGTCCGGTGAAATAATTCCAGTAATTGAAGAATATAACCGCAAAGGTGAATTCCCGCGGCATCTCATCCCGAAAATGGCTGAACTGGGGCTATTCGGCTCCACACTTCCTCAAAGCTACGGCTGTGCCGAAATGAACAATGTGGCTTACGGCCTTGTAATGCAGGAGCTCGAAAGGGGCGACAGCGGCATAAGGAGCTTTGCATCGGTGCAGAGCGCTCTGGTAATGTATCCAATATTTACCTTTGGAAGCGAGGAGCAGAAATCGCATTGGCTTCCCAGACTTGCCAGCGCAGAGAAAATAGGATGTTTCGGCCTTACGGAGCCCGACTTCGGGTCTAACCCCGGCGGCATGGTAACCAAGGCTGAGAAAGCGGACGGGGGTTACATCTTAAACGGCGCCAAGATGTGGATTACAAACGGCACTATTGCCGACGTGGCAGTTGTCTGGGCCAAGTTAGACGGCGCTGTACATGGTTTTCTTGTTGAAAAAGGGAGCAAGGGCTTCAGCGCTCCTGAAATGAAGGGAAAGCACTCCCTTAGGGCATCAGTTACTTCGGAACTGATTTTCCAGGATGTTTTTGTTCCTGAGGAAATGAAGCTGCCGGATACAAAAGGGCTCAAAAGTGCTTTAATGTGCTTAAACCAGGCCCGCTATGGAATTGCCTGGGGCGTTGTTGGGGCTATGATGGCATGCTACACTGCGGCACTTGATTATGCAAAGTCGAGAGTTCAGTTCAGCAAACCTATTGCAGCCTACCAGATGACGCAGGAAAAGCTGGTTTATATGCTGAGTGAAATTACAAAAGCGCAGCTCTTAAATTACCGTCTGGGGCGCATGAAAGACGAAGGCACGTTAAAACACACACATGTTTCACTTGCCAAGAGAAACAACTGCGAAAAGGCGCTTGAAATTGCGCGCATCTCGAGAGAAATCCTCGGGGCCAACGGCATACTGGATGAGTATCCCGTTATGAGGCATTCTGCAAACCTGGAGTCTGTAAAGACTTACGAGGGAACGCACGAGATGCATACGCTAATTGTGGGGGAAGACATAACCGGGTTACCGGCTTTTGAATAA
- the purD gene encoding phosphoribosylamine--glycine ligase, translating to MNVVVIGSGGREHALAYKIKESKELGRLYIIPGNPGTEALGENVPLSASSQDEILQFCKANSIDLVVVGAEVPLIEGLADKLRKEGVKVFGPDSRAAEIEGDKAFAKNFMKKYSIPTADFVVFDKKDYEDAKGYLGKAKFPVVVKACGLAAGKGVLICNSPEEAETALKECFETSSFGSAGDRIVIEEFMTGQEASVFAITDGENFLCLPAAQDHKRIGDNDTGKNTGGMGAYAPAPVVTPEIQKEVETKIVEPVLKGMQKEGRTFSGCLYCGLMLTSEGPKVVEFNCRFGDPETQAVLPVLEGDFLRLLYSSAAGELDKNAVKYSGGAAVCVIAASKGYPEGFQKGFEISGLSYKEDGVIIFHAGTKKDGGKIVTNGGRVLGVTAVLEKNDLQACKEKAYKALKNIRFDNIYYRTDISDRGIKQKA from the coding sequence ATGAATGTTGTTGTCATAGGCTCCGGAGGCAGGGAGCATGCACTTGCCTATAAAATTAAGGAAAGCAAAGAACTTGGCCGTTTATATATAATTCCGGGAAATCCCGGTACAGAGGCCCTGGGAGAAAACGTTCCGCTTAGTGCCTCCTCGCAGGATGAAATACTGCAGTTCTGTAAGGCAAACAGTATTGACCTGGTGGTTGTGGGAGCTGAAGTGCCTCTTATTGAAGGGCTTGCCGACAAGTTACGGAAAGAGGGCGTTAAGGTTTTCGGTCCCGACAGCAGGGCTGCTGAAATTGAAGGGGATAAGGCATTTGCCAAGAACTTCATGAAGAAGTATTCTATTCCGACCGCAGATTTTGTTGTCTTCGATAAAAAAGACTATGAGGACGCCAAAGGCTACCTGGGCAAAGCAAAATTTCCTGTAGTTGTTAAAGCCTGCGGGCTTGCAGCCGGAAAGGGGGTTTTAATCTGCAATAGCCCTGAGGAAGCCGAAACGGCGCTGAAAGAATGCTTTGAAACGAGCTCTTTCGGTTCTGCCGGCGACAGGATTGTAATTGAAGAATTCATGACCGGGCAGGAAGCTTCGGTTTTTGCCATAACCGACGGGGAGAATTTCCTCTGCCTTCCAGCGGCACAGGACCATAAAAGGATCGGGGACAACGATACCGGCAAAAACACCGGCGGCATGGGTGCATATGCGCCTGCGCCTGTTGTAACGCCTGAGATTCAGAAGGAAGTTGAAACAAAAATTGTTGAACCCGTCTTAAAAGGGATGCAAAAAGAAGGGCGCACTTTCTCAGGGTGTCTTTACTGCGGGCTTATGCTGACAAGTGAGGGCCCAAAGGTTGTAGAGTTTAACTGCCGCTTTGGTGACCCTGAAACACAGGCCGTGCTTCCTGTACTTGAAGGCGATTTCTTAAGACTCCTTTATTCATCCGCAGCAGGTGAACTGGATAAAAATGCCGTAAAGTACTCGGGCGGTGCTGCCGTATGCGTAATTGCAGCATCAAAGGGATACCCTGAAGGCTTCCAGAAGGGTTTTGAAATCTCGGGGCTTTCCTACAAGGAAGATGGAGTTATTATTTTCCATGCCGGGACTAAAAAAGACGGCGGTAAAATTGTAACAAACGGCGGCAGGGTCTTAGGCGTAACGGCAGTGCTGGAGAAAAATGATCTTCAGGCATGCAAGGAAAAAGCTTATAAGGCGCTTAAGAATATCCGTTTTGACAATATCTACTACAGGACGGATATTTCAGATAGGGGGATTAAGCAGAAGGCTTAA
- the guaB gene encoding IMP dehydrogenase — MNTNKVINDGLTFDDILLIPAQSSVLPREVDLTAKLTPEITLNIPFLSAAMDTVTESKMAIAMAVQGGIGFIHKNMTIERQAEEIDLVKRSESGMILKPITLDSEKTVDDALTLMNKYHISGIPIVDNAGRLIGILTNRDLRFEPNVNLKVRDVMTKENLITAPVGTDLTKAERILQQYKIEKLPIVDKDGLLKGLITFKDIQKKKKYPLACKDEHGRLRVGGAVGVTHDTIERTEALLKAGADVVVVDTAHGHSIGVIKTIKELRKKFKDAQFIAGNIISAEAAHDLIEAGVNAVKVGIGAGSICTTRVIAGVGVPQISAVMNVFKETGKRGIPLIADGGIKQTGDVPKAIAAGADTVMIGGMFAGVDETPGDTVLFEGRSFKVYRGMGSLGAMKKGSSDRYFQDMEEDIKKLVPEGVEGRVPFKGPLSETIYQFIGGLRAAMGYCGTKNIEEMKEKAQFMKMSLAGLRESHPHDVIITDEAPNYHS, encoded by the coding sequence ATGAATACAAATAAAGTTATTAATGATGGTTTAACTTTTGATGATATATTACTTATTCCCGCCCAATCATCTGTATTGCCAAGGGAGGTTGATTTAACTGCAAAGCTTACGCCAGAGATAACGCTGAATATACCTTTTCTTTCAGCCGCAATGGATACGGTTACGGAATCTAAAATGGCAATTGCCATGGCCGTACAGGGGGGCATAGGTTTTATACACAAGAACATGACCATTGAACGCCAGGCCGAGGAAATTGACCTCGTTAAGCGCTCAGAAAGCGGAATGATCTTAAAGCCTATTACGCTGGATTCGGAAAAGACTGTTGACGATGCCCTTACGCTCATGAATAAATACCATATCTCAGGTATTCCGATTGTGGACAATGCAGGAAGGCTGATTGGAATTCTGACCAACCGCGACCTCAGGTTCGAGCCCAACGTCAACCTTAAGGTAAGGGACGTAATGACAAAGGAAAACCTTATTACCGCACCGGTTGGGACCGACCTTACAAAAGCCGAAAGAATCCTCCAGCAGTATAAGATTGAAAAGCTTCCGATCGTGGATAAAGACGGTCTCTTAAAGGGGCTCATTACATTCAAGGATATTCAGAAAAAGAAAAAGTATCCTCTTGCCTGCAAGGATGAGCACGGACGCCTTAGAGTCGGCGGCGCCGTAGGCGTAACGCACGACACGATTGAAAGAACAGAGGCTCTCCTCAAGGCCGGAGCCGACGTGGTTGTTGTAGACACAGCGCACGGCCATTCGATAGGAGTTATCAAGACTATAAAAGAGCTGAGAAAAAAATTCAAAGATGCACAGTTTATTGCCGGCAATATCATATCGGCTGAAGCCGCACACGACCTGATTGAAGCAGGCGTCAACGCTGTCAAAGTCGGAATAGGTGCCGGATCCATCTGCACCACGCGCGTAATTGCAGGCGTAGGCGTACCGCAGATTTCGGCCGTTATGAATGTTTTCAAAGAGACCGGGAAAAGGGGAATTCCGCTTATTGCCGACGGCGGCATTAAGCAGACCGGCGACGTTCCAAAGGCTATTGCCGCAGGAGCGGATACAGTTATGATAGGCGGCATGTTTGCCGGGGTTGATGAAACTCCGGGCGATACGGTTTTGTTTGAAGGAAGAAGCTTCAAAGTTTACAGGGGGATGGGTTCACTTGGAGCTATGAAAAAGGGGAGCAGCGACCGTTACTTCCAGGATATGGAAGAGGACATAAAGAAGCTGGTGCCCGAGGGTGTTGAAGGCAGGGTACCTTTCAAGGGACCTCTTTCAGAAACCATTTATCAGTTTATCGGGGGGCTTAGGGCCGCAATGGGCTACTGCGGTACAAAGAATATTGAAGAGATGAAGGAAAAAGCCCAGTTTATGAAGATGTCACTTGCGGGCCTGAGAGAAAGCCATCCCCACGACGTTATAATTACAGATGAAGCTCCGAATTATCATTCATGA
- a CDS encoding regulatory protein RecX: protein MKIESVAKIKNNVKMILDNGAKLFLRYEVFLKNALRKGDDLTEEEISKLIRQNQFYFVKESAFRFLGLRIHSEKELERKLSAKKYDKEIIHSVIKELKDNHYLDDEQFAREFTEEKINKKAFGPNKVKAELKARGVSQEIINSVLEVKSSEVDFENAVMLAEKKLSSLMSRNLDKKKINQRLYAYLLAKGFGYDLIKQVVEKVFQPTDEEME from the coding sequence ATGAAGATTGAAAGCGTAGCCAAAATAAAAAATAACGTTAAGATGATTCTCGACAACGGGGCGAAGCTTTTCTTAAGGTACGAGGTGTTCCTGAAGAACGCTCTCAGGAAAGGGGATGATCTTACTGAAGAGGAGATCAGCAAACTAATCAGGCAGAATCAGTTCTACTTCGTAAAGGAATCGGCCTTCAGGTTCTTAGGGCTGAGGATCCACTCAGAAAAGGAGCTCGAGCGGAAGCTATCGGCCAAAAAGTACGACAAGGAGATCATACATTCGGTCATTAAGGAGCTGAAGGATAACCATTACCTGGATGATGAGCAGTTTGCAAGGGAGTTTACAGAAGAGAAAATCAATAAAAAAGCATTCGGACCCAACAAGGTAAAAGCCGAGCTGAAGGCCCGCGGGGTCTCGCAGGAGATCATAAACAGTGTTCTGGAGGTAAAAAGCAGTGAGGTGGACTTTGAAAATGCCGTAATGCTTGCTGAAAAGAAGCTTTCTTCGTTAATGAGCAGGAATCTGGATAAAAAGAAGATCAACCAGAGGCTTTATGCCTATCTTTTGGCGAAAGGTTTCGGTTATGACCTGATCAAGCAGGTTGTGGAAAAGGTTTTTCAGCCAACGGATGAGGAGATGGAATAA
- the recA gene encoding recombinase RecA, whose amino-acid sequence MASEKDEKLKILGDSIAAIEKAHGKGSIMKLGDGVVTPVEAISTGSISLDYALGIGGVPRGRIVEIYGPESSGKTTVCLHIIAEAQKTGGLAAFIDAEHALDIQYAQKLNVDIQNLLVSQPDYGEQALDIVDTLVRSNALDVIVIDSVAALVPRAEIEGEMGDAHMAMQARLMSQALRKLTGAIARSKTCVIFTNQLRSKIGVMFGNPETTTGGNALKFYASVRLDIRRISAIKEGNDVVGSRTKVKVVKSKVAPPFKEVEFDIIYNEGISKTGDALDLAVNFGIVKKGGAWFTYGEDRFQGREQFRQKLIENPELYEKLLTDVKKKLGMVKTEEPEVQEAELAEAGPVKERKR is encoded by the coding sequence ATGGCTAGTGAGAAAGATGAAAAACTAAAGATCCTTGGCGATTCCATTGCTGCTATTGAGAAAGCGCATGGCAAGGGATCCATTATGAAGCTGGGCGACGGGGTTGTAACGCCGGTGGAAGCAATTTCCACGGGGTCAATTTCACTCGATTACGCTCTCGGCATTGGCGGTGTTCCAAGAGGCAGGATAGTTGAGATCTATGGTCCTGAATCATCCGGAAAAACCACCGTATGTCTGCACATAATTGCCGAGGCACAGAAAACCGGCGGCCTGGCTGCGTTCATTGATGCCGAGCATGCACTCGACATACAGTATGCGCAGAAGCTGAACGTTGATATCCAGAACCTGCTTGTTTCGCAGCCGGACTACGGTGAGCAGGCTCTTGATATAGTGGATACTCTGGTCAGAAGCAATGCGCTGGATGTTATTGTGATCGACTCGGTTGCAGCACTCGTTCCGAGGGCTGAAATTGAAGGCGAAATGGGTGACGCTCATATGGCCATGCAGGCACGACTAATGTCGCAGGCATTAAGAAAGCTTACCGGCGCCATTGCAAGGAGCAAGACCTGCGTTATCTTTACAAACCAGTTACGAAGCAAGATAGGCGTCATGTTCGGCAATCCTGAGACAACCACAGGCGGCAACGCTCTGAAGTTCTATGCCTCTGTAAGGCTTGACATCAGAAGAATTTCCGCAATCAAGGAAGGCAACGACGTTGTTGGAAGCCGTACCAAGGTTAAAGTGGTAAAAAGCAAGGTGGCTCCTCCGTTCAAAGAGGTGGAGTTCGACATTATTTACAACGAAGGTATCAGCAAGACCGGTGATGCACTGGATCTGGCAGTAAACTTCGGAATCGTCAAAAAAGGCGGCGCCTGGTTTACTTACGGCGAAGACCGCTTCCAGGGAAGGGAGCAGTTCAGGCAGAAGCTTATTGAGAATCCTGAGCTTTATGAGAAACTTCTAACGGATGTAAAGAAAAAGCTCGGTATGGTTAAGACTGAAGAGCCGGAGGTTCAGGAGGCAGAGCTTGCCGAGGCCGGACCGGTAAAAGAAAGAAAAAGATAA
- a CDS encoding glycosyltransferase family 4 protein — MFKVLVIAYYFPPMGLSGVQRTLKFVKYMKKYNWEPTVLTTGSTGYFAHDMSLMKECENAGIRVVRTEGLDPYSMLSKRRTMKLPPEWLRKFLSRVSKTFFIPDNKIFWSKKAYTVAKELLEKEKFDIIFVTIPPFSAFSMASRLSKEFDISLFVDYRDLWTGNQFEFNLTPIHKYIHKKMEYKALKIADKVIAVNRKVKEKLLNTFPFLTFEDVIILPHGYDEEDFLDVKPVPKENTKLRLTHAGIFYEYITPKYLLKAFKELSKERPDIAQNIELVFLGHLRKENVNLINKLGLQQYVKNLGYLDHRETIRRIVSSDVLWLMVGKKNSADAHTPGKLFEYFGTRKPVLACLPEGAAKMAAQEYGAAFITEPDNIEQIKQALLRIHTLYRAGQLPKPNEDFIQKHRRELFTEQLTKSFQFYLRAL; from the coding sequence ATGTTCAAAGTACTCGTTATTGCATATTATTTCCCTCCCATGGGCTTAAGCGGTGTCCAGAGGACTCTTAAGTTCGTAAAGTACATGAAAAAGTACAACTGGGAGCCTACAGTTCTTACAACCGGAAGTACCGGTTACTTCGCCCACGACATGTCGCTTATGAAAGAGTGCGAGAATGCCGGAATAAGGGTGGTGCGTACCGAAGGGCTGGATCCCTATTCGATGCTTTCAAAGCGCAGGACCATGAAACTGCCTCCGGAATGGTTAAGAAAGTTCTTAAGCCGTGTGAGCAAGACTTTTTTTATACCCGACAACAAGATCTTCTGGTCGAAGAAAGCCTACACGGTTGCAAAAGAACTCCTGGAAAAAGAAAAGTTCGACATCATTTTTGTTACAATCCCTCCTTTCTCGGCCTTCAGCATGGCATCGCGTCTGAGCAAGGAATTTGACATATCACTTTTTGTGGACTACAGGGATCTCTGGACAGGGAACCAGTTCGAGTTCAATCTGACGCCCATTCACAAGTATATTCATAAGAAGATGGAATACAAGGCGCTTAAGATTGCAGATAAGGTAATTGCGGTAAACAGGAAGGTAAAGGAAAAGCTCCTTAATACTTTTCCTTTCCTCACCTTTGAGGACGTAATCATTCTGCCTCACGGCTATGACGAAGAGGACTTCCTGGACGTAAAGCCGGTTCCAAAGGAAAATACCAAACTTCGCCTTACGCACGCGGGCATATTCTATGAATATATAACGCCCAAATACCTCCTGAAGGCTTTTAAGGAGCTTTCAAAGGAAAGGCCAGACATTGCACAGAATATTGAACTCGTTTTCTTAGGGCACCTGAGGAAGGAAAATGTAAACCTTATAAACAAGCTGGGGCTTCAGCAGTACGTTAAAAACCTGGGGTACCTGGATCACAGGGAAACGATTAGAAGAATTGTTTCAAGCGATGTTCTCTGGCTTATGGTCGGCAAAAAGAACAGTGCAGACGCCCATACGCCGGGAAAACTCTTTGAGTATTTCGGGACGCGCAAGCCCGTTCTGGCATGCCTGCCTGAAGGCGCGGCAAAGATGGCGGCCCAGGAATACGGCGCTGCCTTTATAACTGAACCGGATAACATTGAGCAGATAAAGCAGGCATTGCTCAGGATACATACCCTTTATAGAGCCGGGCAGCTTCCCAAACCGAATGAAGATTTCATACAGAAGCACAGGCGCGAGCTGTTTACAGAACAGCTGACTAAAAGTTTTCAATTTTACTTAAGAGCGTTATAA
- a CDS encoding competence/damage-inducible protein A, whose translation MQAEIITIGDEILIGQTINTNAAYIGEELTKIQIAVSRTVVVGDEESAILGEFKSAFENNDIVIVTGGLGPTHDDITKECIVRFFNTELEMNPDVLEDVKSIFERRGRQMAKINETQALVPKIARVIRNTRGTAPGMWIEKDNKVLISLPGVPHEMKEMIDSEVIPGISKMNRRSSSCIKIKNLLSTGIAESTLFERLGDLNELLQGAKLAFLPSQFGVRMRITAEDKTEDLALNKLSEIEQKIRSLVGRYIYGIENDTLEEVISRLLLERGLTIAIAESCTGGLVSHRVTNVSGSSSYFERAVISYSNAAKVELLNVNEDIIAQYGAVSLEVARQMAEGIKSVSGTDIGLSITGILGPGGATREKPVGLVYIGLCNETLCTAKKFQFSEDRLLNKDRASQAALEMLRRHLLGIPYDE comes from the coding sequence ATGCAGGCTGAAATTATTACCATTGGGGATGAAATCCTCATTGGGCAGACCATAAACACAAATGCCGCATATATAGGGGAAGAACTCACCAAAATTCAGATCGCTGTCTCCAGGACTGTAGTCGTTGGGGACGAGGAATCAGCAATTCTCGGGGAATTTAAGTCAGCATTTGAAAATAACGACATTGTAATTGTTACCGGTGGACTTGGTCCCACGCACGACGATATTACAAAGGAATGCATTGTCAGGTTCTTTAATACAGAGCTTGAAATGAATCCTGATGTACTTGAAGACGTAAAGTCAATTTTTGAAAGGCGCGGGCGCCAGATGGCAAAGATCAATGAGACACAGGCGCTTGTACCCAAAATTGCACGCGTCATCAGAAACACGCGCGGCACGGCTCCCGGTATGTGGATTGAGAAGGACAACAAGGTTTTAATCTCGCTTCCAGGCGTTCCGCACGAGATGAAGGAGATGATAGACAGCGAGGTTATACCCGGAATTTCGAAGATGAACCGCAGAAGCAGCAGCTGCATTAAAATTAAAAACCTTCTTTCAACAGGAATTGCCGAATCCACGCTTTTTGAGCGCCTTGGGGATTTAAATGAGCTTCTGCAGGGAGCAAAACTTGCATTCCTCCCAAGCCAGTTCGGCGTCAGGATGCGCATTACAGCTGAAGATAAGACGGAAGACCTGGCATTAAACAAATTAAGCGAAATAGAACAGAAGATCCGGTCACTTGTAGGGCGTTATATATACGGAATTGAAAATGATACGCTTGAAGAGGTAATCTCACGCCTGCTTTTAGAAAGGGGGCTTACAATAGCAATTGCGGAATCGTGCACCGGGGGCCTTGTAAGCCACAGGGTTACAAACGTCAGCGGTTCAAGCAGCTACTTCGAGCGCGCGGTTATTTCATACAGCAATGCAGCCAAGGTGGAACTTCTTAATGTTAATGAGGATATTATAGCCCAGTACGGGGCTGTAAGCCTGGAAGTTGCGCGCCAGATGGCTGAAGGCATTAAGTCTGTAAGCGGAACTGACATAGGGCTTTCAATAACAGGAATCTTGGGCCCCGGGGGCGCAACGCGTGAAAAGCCGGTCGGCCTGGTTTACATAGGCCTCTGCAATGAGACACTGTGCACAGCCAAGAAATTCCAGTTCAGCGAAGACAGGCTATTAAACAAGGACAGGGCCTCGCAGGCGGCACTTGAAATGTTAAGGCGGCACTTACTCGGGATACCTTACGATGAATAG